The Synergistaceae bacterium genome includes a region encoding these proteins:
- a CDS encoding response regulator transcription factor has protein sequence MNVSKPNIAVIEDSSDLREELSFYLTQKGYKVWSVGSAEAFWKELHLSPADIVLVDIGLPGENGFNVVEQLGKMQNFGLIIISARGSQEDNRLGLQSGADLYLVKPISFSHLVSSIDALWHRMQNSQMQTVSRPNTAERWVLNSQTRVLVSPSNGELKLSQQEHNLVAALSDAPQEVFSKETLHNLLFQYEEESDEHRIDVILNRLRKKAREQHFKLPIHSIFGKGVVFTGQIIK, from the coding sequence ATGAATGTGAGCAAACCGAATATCGCCGTGATTGAAGACTCTAGTGATTTGCGTGAGGAGTTAAGCTTTTATCTCACGCAAAAAGGTTACAAGGTCTGGAGTGTGGGCAGCGCTGAAGCATTTTGGAAAGAACTGCATTTAAGTCCAGCCGATATTGTCTTGGTCGATATTGGTCTGCCGGGTGAAAATGGTTTTAACGTGGTTGAGCAACTGGGGAAAATGCAGAACTTTGGCTTAATCATCATCTCGGCGCGTGGCAGTCAAGAGGACAATAGGCTGGGGTTACAAAGCGGTGCCGACCTGTATTTGGTCAAGCCTATTAGTTTTTCGCACTTGGTGTCATCGATCGATGCTCTGTGGCACAGAATGCAAAACAGCCAAATGCAGACTGTTAGCCGGCCCAATACGGCTGAGCGCTGGGTGTTAAATAGTCAAACCAGAGTTTTAGTCTCGCCCTCCAATGGCGAGCTGAAACTGTCTCAGCAAGAACACAACTTGGTTGCCGCATTGAGTGATGCACCGCAAGAAGTGTTCTCTAAAGAAACATTGCACAATTTGTTGTTTCAATACGAGGAAGAAAGCGATGAGCACCGCATTGATGTGATTCTCAATCGCTTGCGTAAAAAAGCGCGTGAGCAGCATTTCAAATTACCGATTCATTCCATCTTTGGTAAAGGTGTGGTGTTTACTGGGCAGATAATAAAGTAG